A window of the Streptomyces sp. NBC_00454 genome harbors these coding sequences:
- a CDS encoding MXAN_6230/SCO0854 family RING domain-containing protein: MPELSTVLLRRLHTVYVDQAGPRPGDPSTTEGLMALEAELLDRGFALTGPLRSALAWLGPTGLAAAGGQLIGDIDILLGADRTHMPLFRTFPASVPDDTHALWVDRVLTLLLQWPDQPCVLCATVGSVHPVAPCAHLVCRGCWDGADYAGCPICHGRIDPADPFLRPSPQPAGEVPPGGGPLRLLNFAADRTADTVTALGKLLARRTPLSPKDTEDARVLLAHAPADLGWIPESIPVRETKALVLGTLLRERRTRETVRALLPERFTTATDVLRLLAVWSGGEANLLEPPRMRSLPRPLRRELLAVLDALDPALLVEDVLRHADPWKRAAEILHPFEQYARHPRAALAFAVLRETDTTGPGLGAALLATAAAHPQAVRVDGSRLRPATWTGRAEEALRGGDPDRALTVLGERPGELVRRLDHLLRLYAAEALPARVAEVLAERLPKAGPGPLLSALGRLRIRHLPAARRVFFPRGQVAHSYARDEDRAPLAEAVTRSVCELFEREVLSRLAAAEPYDVAVLDSRLAHLHVPSAERAAAKALVTVPKGSFQALPDGEVLRMFLHWMEPPRQRVDLDLSVVLFDADWNYAGVCDYTNLVYGERAVVHSGDLTSAPAPNGASEYVDIDLDRLAGTGVRFAMPVVFAFNNIPFELLPDAFAGFMALPGRSGRTSHYDPRTVRQRYDLVGNSRIHVPLLVDLERRGFLWTDVHLPDDEDYHSVWAHQEDLARIGRDLFQYFATGRTTLWELAAWHAAARCPDVAVLRRTPRSGDPDELWTYRRGADEDTAAFAARLVALRDPDGVRCATDVEALAGAAASGRSAFLALVQGDVAPTGARGSVYRLLPGPVDGCGLEQLAAGDLVAALG; encoded by the coding sequence TTGCCCGAGCTGTCGACCGTCCTGTTGCGCCGTCTGCACACCGTCTACGTCGACCAGGCCGGGCCGCGCCCGGGCGATCCGTCGACGACCGAGGGCCTGATGGCCCTGGAGGCCGAACTGCTCGACCGGGGCTTCGCCCTGACGGGCCCCCTGCGTTCGGCGCTCGCATGGCTCGGACCCACCGGACTCGCCGCCGCGGGCGGGCAGTTGATCGGGGACATCGACATCCTGCTGGGAGCCGACCGCACCCACATGCCGCTGTTTCGCACCTTCCCCGCCTCCGTGCCGGACGACACGCACGCCCTGTGGGTCGACCGCGTCCTCACCCTCCTGCTGCAGTGGCCGGACCAGCCCTGCGTGCTGTGCGCGACCGTCGGCAGCGTCCACCCCGTCGCGCCGTGCGCCCACCTCGTCTGCCGTGGCTGCTGGGACGGCGCCGACTACGCCGGCTGCCCGATCTGCCACGGGCGGATCGACCCCGCGGACCCGTTCCTGCGGCCGTCCCCGCAGCCGGCCGGCGAAGTGCCTCCGGGCGGCGGCCCGCTGCGGCTGCTGAACTTCGCCGCCGACCGCACGGCCGACACGGTCACCGCCCTCGGCAAGCTCCTTGCCCGCCGCACCCCGCTCTCACCGAAGGACACCGAGGACGCCCGTGTGCTCCTCGCCCACGCACCGGCCGACCTCGGCTGGATCCCGGAATCGATCCCGGTGCGGGAGACCAAGGCGCTGGTGCTGGGCACCCTGCTGCGCGAGCGCCGCACGCGGGAGACCGTACGGGCCCTGCTGCCCGAGCGGTTCACCACCGCCACCGACGTACTGCGGCTGCTCGCCGTGTGGTCCGGCGGAGAGGCGAACCTGCTGGAGCCGCCGCGCATGCGCTCCCTGCCGCGCCCGCTGCGGCGCGAGCTGCTCGCCGTCCTGGACGCGCTCGATCCGGCCCTGCTCGTCGAGGACGTACTGCGCCACGCGGACCCGTGGAAGCGCGCCGCCGAGATCCTGCACCCCTTCGAGCAGTACGCACGCCACCCGCGCGCCGCCCTCGCCTTCGCCGTGCTGCGCGAGACCGACACCACCGGCCCCGGTCTCGGCGCCGCCCTGCTCGCGACGGCCGCGGCCCACCCGCAGGCGGTACGGGTCGACGGCTCGCGCCTGCGCCCGGCCACGTGGACCGGGCGCGCCGAGGAGGCCCTGCGCGGCGGGGACCCCGACCGGGCCCTGACCGTACTCGGCGAGCGGCCGGGGGAACTCGTACGCCGGCTCGACCACCTGCTGCGGCTGTACGCGGCCGAGGCCCTGCCCGCACGGGTGGCCGAGGTGCTGGCCGAGCGGCTGCCGAAGGCGGGCCCCGGACCGCTGCTGTCCGCGCTCGGGCGGTTGCGGATCCGCCATCTGCCCGCCGCCCGGCGGGTGTTCTTCCCGCGCGGCCAGGTCGCGCACTCCTACGCCCGGGACGAGGACCGGGCCCCGCTCGCCGAGGCGGTGACCCGCTCGGTGTGCGAGCTCTTCGAGCGCGAGGTACTGAGCCGGCTGGCCGCGGCCGAACCGTACGACGTGGCCGTCCTCGACTCCCGGCTCGCGCACCTCCACGTGCCCTCCGCCGAACGGGCCGCCGCCAAGGCGCTGGTCACCGTACCCAAGGGCAGTTTCCAGGCGCTGCCCGACGGCGAGGTGCTCCGGATGTTCCTGCACTGGATGGAGCCGCCGAGGCAGCGGGTGGACCTCGACCTGTCGGTGGTCCTGTTCGACGCCGACTGGAACTACGCGGGCGTCTGCGACTACACGAACCTGGTGTACGGCGAGCGGGCCGTCGTCCACTCCGGCGACCTCACCTCCGCGCCCGCGCCGAACGGGGCGAGCGAGTACGTGGACATCGACCTGGACCGGCTCGCCGGCACCGGCGTCCGCTTCGCCATGCCCGTGGTCTTCGCCTTCAACAACATCCCGTTCGAGCTGCTCCCCGACGCCTTCGCCGGGTTCATGGCCCTGCCCGGCCGCTCCGGGCGCACCTCGCACTACGACCCGCGGACCGTGCGCCAGCGCTACGACCTGGTCGGGAACTCCCGGATCCACGTGCCGCTCCTCGTCGACCTGGAGCGGCGCGGTTTCCTGTGGACCGACGTGCACCTGCCGGACGACGAGGACTACCACAGCGTGTGGGCGCACCAGGAGGACCTGGCCCGCATCGGCCGGGACCTGTTCCAGTACTTCGCCACCGGTCGCACCACCCTGTGGGAGCTGGCGGCCTGGCACGCGGCCGCGCGCTGCCCGGATGTGGCCGTGCTGCGGCGCACCCCGCGGTCGGGCGACCCCGACGAGCTGTGGACCTACCGGCGGGGCGCGGACGAGGACACGGCCGCCTTCGCGGCCCGGCTGGTCGCGCTGCGCGACCCGGACGGTGTGAGGTGCGCGACGGACGTCGAGGCCCTGGCCGGCGCCGCCGCCTCGGGGAGGTCCGCGTTCCTCGCTCTGGTGCAGGGCGATGTCGCGCCGACCGGGGCACGCGGGTCCGTGTACCGGCTGCTGCCGGGGCCAGTTGACGGCTGCGGGCTCGAACAGCTCGCGGCGGGCGACCTCGTCGCGGCCCTGGGATGA
- a CDS encoding DEDDh family exonuclease, whose translation MTMLADRTTAETMWPTAYPQGYAVVDVETTGLARDDRIISAAVYRLDAQGNVEDHWYTLVNPLRDPGPVWIHGLTSDMLQDAPLFKDIAEEFAGRLADRVLVAHNAIFDWQMIAREYARAEATAPVRQRLCTIALSKELNLPLPNHKLESLAAHFGVVQQRAHHALDDARVLAEAFRPSLHAAARDNVRLPLLECRPLTEWSDSPAAPRVGYQASYGGSSSWRASRKRPPCPYPNPGRWADGTPLKQGMRIAFSGDTSVDRELLEDRAVEAGLHIATSVSRLTSLLVTNDPDSSTSKTVKAKSFGTPVVDEAAFTQLLRDVAAADG comes from the coding sequence GTGACCATGCTCGCCGACCGTACGACCGCAGAGACGATGTGGCCGACCGCCTACCCACAGGGGTACGCGGTCGTCGACGTGGAGACCACCGGACTCGCTCGCGACGACCGGATAATCTCCGCCGCCGTCTACCGGCTCGACGCTCAGGGCAATGTCGAGGACCACTGGTACACGCTGGTCAACCCGCTGAGGGACCCCGGCCCGGTGTGGATCCACGGCCTGACCAGCGACATGCTCCAGGACGCCCCGCTGTTCAAGGACATCGCCGAGGAGTTCGCCGGCCGGCTCGCCGACCGGGTGCTGGTCGCACACAACGCGATCTTCGACTGGCAGATGATCGCCCGCGAGTACGCGCGGGCCGAGGCCACCGCTCCGGTCCGTCAGCGGCTGTGCACCATCGCCCTGTCGAAGGAGCTGAACCTCCCGCTGCCCAACCACAAGCTGGAGTCGCTCGCCGCGCACTTCGGCGTGGTCCAGCAGCGCGCCCACCACGCGCTCGACGACGCCCGCGTCCTCGCGGAGGCCTTCCGGCCCTCCCTGCACGCGGCCGCGCGGGACAACGTACGGCTGCCCCTGCTGGAATGCCGGCCGCTGACGGAGTGGTCGGACTCCCCGGCCGCCCCGCGCGTCGGCTACCAGGCGTCCTACGGCGGGAGCTCCAGCTGGCGGGCCTCGCGCAAGCGGCCGCCGTGCCCGTACCCCAACCCGGGGCGCTGGGCGGACGGCACCCCGCTCAAGCAGGGCATGCGGATCGCCTTCTCCGGGGACACCTCCGTGGACCGGGAGCTGCTGGAGGACCGCGCCGTCGAGGCGGGCCTGCACATCGCGACGAGCGTGTCGCGGCTCACCAGCCTGCTCGTGACGAACGACCCGGACTCCTCGACCTCCAAGACGGTCAAGGCGAAGTCCTTCGGAACCCCGGTCGTCGACGAGGCCGCCTTCACCCAACTCCTGCGGGACGTGGCTGCGGCAGACGGGTGA
- a CDS encoding SURF1 family protein codes for MYRFVLTRQWVCLTLIGLVLIPAMIKLGFWQFHRHEHRVAQNELIAKNLTDKPVPMGQVTSPGHTVPRADFWRAVTATGTYDSAHEVVVRMRTSNDGKVGFQVVTPLVQDDGKVVLVNRGWVAGGDDPRAYPPVPAAPAGEVTVTGRLKADETSGDSGIKDRKGLPDRQVMLINSAQQAEYLGKPVLGGYLELTAPVPADGSPEVVAEPDHDSIGPHMAYAVQWWLFTLGVPAGWIILVRREKRDREEAAAKAAAQLDQEPAASPTA; via the coding sequence GTGTACCGCTTTGTGCTGACCCGGCAGTGGGTGTGCCTCACCCTCATCGGCCTCGTCCTCATCCCCGCGATGATCAAGCTGGGGTTCTGGCAGTTCCACCGCCATGAGCACCGGGTCGCGCAGAACGAGCTGATCGCGAAGAACCTGACCGACAAGCCGGTTCCGATGGGCCAGGTCACCTCCCCCGGCCACACCGTCCCGCGCGCCGACTTCTGGCGTGCCGTGACCGCCACCGGCACATACGACTCCGCGCACGAGGTCGTCGTACGGATGCGCACCTCGAACGACGGCAAGGTCGGCTTCCAGGTCGTGACCCCGCTGGTCCAGGACGACGGCAAGGTGGTCCTCGTCAACCGCGGCTGGGTGGCGGGCGGCGACGATCCGCGCGCCTACCCGCCCGTCCCCGCCGCACCCGCCGGCGAGGTGACGGTGACCGGCCGGCTCAAGGCCGACGAGACCAGCGGCGACAGCGGGATCAAGGACCGCAAGGGCCTCCCGGACCGCCAGGTGATGCTGATCAACAGCGCGCAGCAGGCCGAGTACCTCGGCAAGCCCGTCCTCGGCGGATACCTGGAACTCACCGCCCCCGTCCCGGCGGACGGCAGTCCCGAGGTGGTCGCCGAGCCCGATCACGACTCGATCGGGCCGCACATGGCCTACGCCGTGCAGTGGTGGCTCTTCACCCTCGGCGTGCCGGCGGGCTGGATCATCCTCGTACGGCGCGAGAAGCGCGACCGCGAGGAGGCCGCGGCGAAGGCCGCCGCTCAGCTGGACCAGGAGCCGGCGGCGTCACCGACGGCGTAG
- a CDS encoding SDR family oxidoreductase: protein MDLGLKDRVYVVTGATRGLGYASARELTADGAKVVLTGRDAQRAEAAAAALGPNAVGVAADNSDPGAAGRLVATARERFGRFDGILISVGGPAPGSAADNTDAQWTAAFESVFLGAVRLARAAAAELGEGGVIGFVLSGSVHEPIPGLTISNGLRPGLAGFAKSLSVELGPRGIRVVGLLPARIDTDRVRELDALSGDAAAARSGNESRIPLRRYGAPEEFGRSAAFLLSPAASYLTGIMLPVDGGSRHGF, encoded by the coding sequence ATGGATCTTGGACTGAAGGACCGTGTCTACGTCGTCACCGGCGCCACCAGGGGCCTCGGCTACGCCTCCGCCCGCGAACTGACCGCCGACGGCGCGAAGGTGGTGCTGACCGGCCGCGACGCACAGCGCGCCGAGGCCGCCGCGGCGGCACTGGGCCCGAACGCGGTCGGCGTGGCCGCCGACAACTCCGACCCCGGGGCCGCCGGCCGCCTCGTCGCCACCGCCCGGGAGCGCTTCGGCCGGTTCGACGGCATCCTCATCAGCGTGGGCGGCCCGGCGCCGGGTTCGGCCGCCGACAACACCGACGCGCAGTGGACGGCGGCCTTCGAGTCGGTCTTCCTCGGTGCGGTCCGCCTCGCGCGGGCGGCGGCCGCGGAGCTGGGCGAGGGCGGAGTCATCGGCTTCGTCCTGTCGGGTTCGGTCCACGAGCCGATCCCCGGCCTGACCATCTCCAACGGCCTGCGCCCGGGCCTGGCCGGCTTCGCGAAGTCCCTCTCGGTGGAACTGGGTCCGCGCGGCATCCGCGTGGTCGGCCTGCTCCCCGCCCGCATCGACACCGACCGGGTCCGCGAGCTCGACGCCCTGTCCGGGGACGCGGCCGCCGCGCGCAGCGGCAACGAGTCCCGGATCCCGCTGCGGCGCTACGGGGCCCCGGAGGAGTTCGGCCGCTCAGCGGCGTTCCTCCTGTCCCCGGCGGCCTCGTACCTGACCGGCATCATGCTCCCGGTGGACGGCGGCTCCCGCCACGGCTTCTGA
- a CDS encoding alkaline shock response membrane anchor protein AmaP has product MTLTAVNRALLALFGLALLAAGVAVLTGSWPLGGRGEPLLTRGPHGGLPPWWAVLAGLAACVLLALWWLLAQLRRARLAALLVDTGDGAFAVLRGRALEEAVAADVRAAVDGVADCRVALRGRRGAPDLRVRLELEPHAVPADALAALAGPVLTRARTSAGLSALSAEARLRVTPRRARRVT; this is encoded by the coding sequence GTGACCCTCACAGCGGTGAACCGGGCGCTGCTCGCGCTGTTCGGCCTGGCCCTGCTGGCGGCCGGGGTGGCCGTGCTGACCGGGTCCTGGCCGCTCGGGGGCCGCGGGGAGCCGCTGCTGACCCGGGGGCCGCACGGCGGGCTGCCGCCCTGGTGGGCGGTGCTGGCCGGACTCGCGGCCTGCGTGCTGCTGGCGCTGTGGTGGCTGCTCGCCCAACTGCGGCGGGCCCGGCTGGCGGCGCTGCTCGTGGACACCGGTGACGGGGCGTTCGCGGTGCTGCGCGGCCGGGCCCTGGAGGAGGCCGTCGCGGCCGATGTCCGCGCCGCGGTGGACGGGGTGGCCGACTGCCGGGTCGCCCTGCGGGGCCGTCGCGGAGCCCCGGACCTGCGGGTCCGCCTGGAACTGGAGCCGCACGCGGTGCCGGCCGACGCCCTGGCCGCACTGGCGGGCCCGGTCCTCACCCGGGCCCGCACCTCGGCCGGCCTGTCCGCCCTCTCGGCCGAGGCCCGGCTCCGCGTCACCCCCCGGCGGGCCCGGCGGGTGACCTAG
- a CDS encoding DUF6286 domain-containing protein — MSARFRSPRRIPAAAVAVAVLAVAGLFLYDLAAVRAHRPGMHWRPELARQLERHTPADPGVLIGGAILAAAGAALLLSAVMPGLRGILPMRAEHPLVRAGLERRAAVQVLRDRAMEVAGVRSVRVSMGRSHVGVRAVSHFRELDDVRADLDAVLAVGIGELGLAHELRPRVRVNRR; from the coding sequence GTGAGCGCCCGGTTCAGGTCGCCCCGCCGGATCCCGGCCGCGGCCGTGGCCGTCGCCGTCCTGGCCGTGGCGGGGCTGTTCCTGTACGACCTGGCCGCCGTACGGGCCCACCGGCCCGGGATGCACTGGCGCCCGGAGCTCGCCCGCCAGCTGGAGCGGCACACCCCCGCGGACCCGGGCGTCCTGATCGGCGGCGCGATCCTCGCCGCGGCCGGGGCCGCGCTGCTGCTGTCCGCCGTCATGCCGGGCCTGCGCGGGATCCTGCCGATGCGGGCCGAACACCCGCTGGTCCGGGCCGGTCTGGAGCGCAGGGCCGCCGTCCAGGTGCTGCGGGACCGGGCGATGGAGGTGGCCGGGGTGCGGTCGGTCCGGGTCAGCATGGGCCGCTCCCACGTCGGGGTCCGGGCGGTGTCGCACTTCCGCGAACTGGACGACGTACGGGCCGACCTGGACGCGGTGCTGGCCGTCGGGATCGGGGAGCTGGGCCTGGCGCACGAGCTGCGGCCGAGGGTACGGGTGAACCGGCGGTGA
- a CDS encoding Asp23/Gls24 family envelope stress response protein: MTESAAPGGSAAKPPADRGRTTIADGVVEKIAGLAAREVAGVHAMGSGTGLSRTFGAVRDRVPGGSKSAVSRGVKAEVGEVQTALDLEIVVDYGVSIRDVARAVRENVVSAVERMTGLEVVEVNIAVSDVKLPDEDDEEPESRLQ, encoded by the coding sequence ATGACCGAATCCGCCGCTCCGGGCGGCAGCGCCGCCAAGCCCCCCGCCGACCGGGGGCGGACGACCATCGCCGACGGGGTGGTCGAGAAGATCGCCGGGCTGGCCGCCAGAGAGGTGGCCGGGGTCCACGCCATGGGCAGCGGCACCGGCCTCTCCCGTACCTTCGGCGCGGTCCGCGACCGGGTCCCCGGCGGGTCCAAGTCCGCCGTCAGCCGTGGTGTGAAGGCGGAGGTCGGCGAGGTGCAGACCGCCCTCGATCTGGAGATCGTCGTGGACTACGGCGTGTCGATCCGGGATGTGGCCCGGGCGGTCCGTGAGAACGTCGTCTCGGCGGTGGAGCGGATGACGGGCCTGGAGGTCGTCGAAGTCAACATCGCGGTCAGCGACGTCAAGCTGCCCGACGAGGACGACGAGGAGCCGGAGTCCCGACTGCAGTAG
- a CDS encoding enoyl-CoA hydratase/isomerase family protein translates to MALLDKDGVRLTVDDTVATVTLTNPAKRNAQSPALWRALAEAGRLLPGTVRVVVLRGEGKSFSAGLDRQAFTPEGFEGEPSFLDLARGSDELLDSTIAEYQEAFTWWRRNDIISVAAVQGHAIGAGFQLALACDLRVVADDVQFAMRETGLGLVPDLTGTQPLTALVGYARALEICATGRFVQADEAERVGLANLVVPADELEAAVQDLATALLAPPRDAVIETKALLQGAGSRSYDEQRAAERAAQARRLRDLAGLSD, encoded by the coding sequence ATGGCTCTGCTCGACAAGGACGGCGTACGGCTCACCGTCGACGACACGGTAGCCACGGTGACACTGACCAATCCGGCCAAGCGAAACGCTCAATCCCCCGCGCTCTGGCGGGCGTTGGCGGAGGCCGGACGGTTGTTGCCGGGCACCGTCCGGGTCGTCGTGCTGCGCGGCGAGGGGAAGTCCTTCTCCGCAGGGCTCGACAGGCAGGCCTTCACCCCAGAAGGCTTCGAGGGCGAGCCGTCCTTCCTTGACCTGGCGCGCGGTTCGGACGAACTGCTCGACTCCACCATCGCCGAGTACCAGGAGGCATTCACCTGGTGGCGGCGCAACGACATCATCTCCGTGGCCGCCGTACAGGGGCACGCGATCGGTGCCGGTTTCCAGCTTGCGCTCGCGTGCGATCTGCGCGTCGTCGCGGACGACGTGCAGTTCGCCATGCGCGAGACCGGCCTGGGCCTGGTCCCCGACCTCACCGGCACCCAGCCGCTGACCGCCCTGGTCGGCTACGCCCGCGCGCTCGAAATCTGCGCGACGGGCCGCTTCGTACAGGCGGACGAGGCGGAGCGGGTCGGCCTCGCCAACCTGGTCGTCCCCGCCGACGAGCTCGAGGCGGCGGTCCAGGACCTCGCCACGGCGCTGCTGGCCCCGCCGCGGGACGCGGTCATCGAAACGAAGGCCCTGCTCCAGGGCGCCGGCTCCCGCTCGTACGACGAACAGCGGGCCGCCGAGCGCGCCGCGCAGGCCCGCCGCCTGCGGGACCTGGCGGGGCTCTCCGACTAG
- a CDS encoding helix-turn-helix domain-containing protein, with protein MAETLKKGSRVTGAARDKLAADLKKQYDSGASIRALAESTGRSYGFVHRMLSESGVTLRGRGGATRGKKAATA; from the coding sequence GTGGCCGAAACTCTGAAGAAGGGCAGCCGGGTAACCGGCGCCGCGCGTGACAAGCTCGCGGCAGACCTGAAGAAGCAGTACGACTCCGGTGCGAGTATCCGGGCGCTGGCCGAATCGACTGGCCGGTCCTACGGATTCGTCCACCGGATGCTCAGCGAATCCGGAGTCACGCTGCGTGGTCGCGGTGGCGCGACGCGCGGCAAGAAGGCGGCTACGGCCTGA